The Polyangiaceae bacterium genome includes a region encoding these proteins:
- a CDS encoding HNH endonuclease translates to MNALSSVSDHELRERLSAAVSSERSACANVIFHLAELDRRKLYLDDACSSLFAYCTERLGYSEDSATKRVRVARLAQQFPQVLDDLASGELHLTGLFLLSGHLTDDNAEQLLAEARGKSKRQLEELLARWFPRPDVPPTITPVTPEPVQGELSTWSRAGNPAPPASAPRPRVEPLSPASVRVEFTASVAFRDKLEQARALLSHKVPSGDPATILERALDLLIERETKRRSGAGKPRKRRETKPGSRHVPVEVERAVRERDGNQCTFTDAEGRRCSAKLFLTIEHIDPFAKGGPTTVDNCCLLCRPHNAHRARQVFGEDHIQNKTSEARARRRQSTPPAPPAPTPAPEGGVSEKVLGALVRMGFKRADARRAVEQARLREVEPLLEPMLRATLAILTP, encoded by the coding sequence ATGAACGCTCTCTCTTCGGTCTCCGACCACGAGCTCCGCGAGCGACTTTCGGCCGCCGTGAGCTCGGAGCGGTCGGCGTGCGCCAACGTCATCTTCCACCTGGCAGAGCTCGACCGCCGCAAACTGTACCTGGACGATGCGTGTTCCTCCCTCTTCGCCTACTGCACCGAGCGCCTCGGCTATTCCGAGGACAGCGCGACCAAGCGTGTGCGTGTGGCCCGCCTGGCCCAGCAGTTCCCCCAGGTGCTCGATGACCTCGCCAGCGGCGAGCTCCACCTGACGGGGCTGTTCCTGCTCTCCGGCCACCTGACGGACGACAACGCTGAGCAGCTCCTCGCGGAGGCGCGAGGGAAATCGAAGCGACAGCTCGAAGAGCTCCTGGCGCGGTGGTTCCCGCGACCGGACGTGCCGCCGACCATCACCCCGGTCACGCCCGAGCCGGTGCAGGGGGAGTTGTCCACATGGTCCAGGGCAGGTAACCCGGCTCCGCCGGCCTCGGCGCCTCGCCCTCGCGTCGAGCCGCTCTCGCCGGCGAGCGTTCGCGTGGAATTCACAGCCAGCGTCGCGTTCCGCGACAAGCTCGAGCAGGCCAGGGCTCTGCTCAGCCACAAAGTGCCCAGCGGCGACCCCGCGACGATCCTCGAGCGCGCGCTGGACCTGCTCATCGAGCGGGAGACGAAGCGCCGCTCCGGGGCGGGCAAGCCCCGCAAGCGCCGCGAGACGAAGCCGGGCTCGAGACACGTTCCGGTGGAAGTCGAGAGGGCAGTGCGAGAGCGGGACGGAAACCAGTGTACGTTCACCGACGCCGAGGGGCGACGGTGCTCCGCCAAGCTCTTTCTCACCATCGAGCACATCGACCCGTTCGCGAAGGGCGGGCCCACGACGGTGGACAACTGCTGCTTGCTTTGCAGGCCTCACAACGCCCACCGAGCCCGCCAGGTCTTCGGTGAGGACCACATCCAGAACAAGACCTCGGAGGCGCGCGCGAGGCGAAGACAGAGCACGCCACCGGCGCCACCAGCGCCGACGCCCGCGCCCGAGGGCGGCGTGTCCGAAAAGGTGCTCGGAGCGCTGGTTCGGATGGGGTTCAAGCGAGCGGACGCGCGGCGAGCCGTCGAGCAAGCGCGGCTGCGCGAGGTGGAGCCGCTGCTCGAGCCGATGCTTCGCGCGACGCTCGCCATTCTCACACCCTGA